The following proteins are co-located in the Helicobacter acinonychis genome:
- the glyS gene encoding glycine--tRNA ligase subunit beta, with protein sequence MHLDELLVEILTEELPAQALLNEYKEMPKKLHALFQKHAIEMQNEVQNIEIFYTPRRLCVFVKDFPLLTKETKEEFFGPPVEIACNHKDKAQGLNALGLGFYQKLGLKDHQHFQTAFKNNKEVLYHAKINPKQPTKNLIMPIVLEFLESLNFGKSMRWGSVEKSFIRPIHNICVLFNGENFNNIKIKGYGFKTKQATKTHRQEGFDFIGVDSPKEYFEVLEKNHVILDPKKREAKILQEIKELEKKHQIIVEVDRDLLDEIVAITEYPTVLLGEFDKAFLKLPSEIITTSMKENQRYFATFNQESQEESQKLHNGFIVVSNAINKDKQKIIAGNQKVLKARLSDAVFFYENDLKKPLDNTPLESVVFVQGLGTLKDKMERELVIAQYLTQKYAPSLNMPLEKALELIGRAIKIAKADLLSEVVYEFTELQGIMGYYYALKQNENELVALSLKEQYLPTSENAPLPSSVFSAIVALSLKLDSLFSLFSVGKIPSGSKDPFALRRLSFGLLKIIVHYGLKFDLKMDLKNLFEKVGVYQSFDLEVLEKFLLERFNNLIDCNPSIIRSVLNTNERDIVAIIQKVKALKRFLDDPKNAQKKDLLFSVFKRLANINKDQNPNQTSEFSTNLFKEPQEHALFKAFNAITTSAFESLDSKIEAYFSLHAPLEEYFKSVLVMDKDLEIQKNRKNFLWNVYQSFLEIGDVKEIAI encoded by the coding sequence TTGCATTTAGATGAATTATTAGTAGAAATTTTGACTGAAGAATTGCCCGCACAAGCGTTATTGAATGAATATAAAGAGATGCCTAAAAAACTCCACGCTCTGTTTCAAAAACATGCCATAGAGATGCAAAATGAAGTGCAAAATATAGAGATTTTTTACACCCCTAGGCGTTTGTGTGTGTTTGTTAAAGATTTCCCCCTTTTAACTAAAGAAACCAAAGAAGAATTTTTTGGCCCTCCTGTTGAAATTGCATGCAACCATAAAGACAAAGCACAAGGGCTGAATGCATTAGGTTTAGGGTTTTATCAAAAATTAGGATTAAAAGATCACCAACATTTCCAAACCGCTTTTAAAAACAATAAAGAAGTGCTTTATCACGCTAAAATCAACCCTAAACAGCCCACAAAAAACTTAATCATGCCCATTGTTCTAGAGTTTTTAGAAAGTTTGAATTTTGGAAAATCCATGCGTTGGGGTAGCGTGGAAAAAAGCTTTATCAGACCCATTCATAATATTTGCGTGTTATTTAATGGGGAAAATTTTAATAATATTAAAATCAAAGGGTATGGTTTTAAAACCAAGCAAGCCACAAAAACGCACCGACAAGAGGGTTTTGATTTTATTGGAGTGGACAGCCCTAAAGAATATTTTGAAGTTTTAGAAAAAAACCATGTCATTTTAGACCCTAAAAAGCGCGAAGCGAAAATCTTACAAGAAATCAAAGAGCTAGAAAAAAAGCATCAAATTATTGTAGAGGTGGATAGGGATTTATTAGATGAGATCGTAGCGATCACTGAATACCCCACTGTGCTTTTGGGGGAGTTTGACAAGGCGTTTTTAAAATTACCCAGTGAAATTATCACCACTTCCATGAAAGAAAACCAGCGCTATTTTGCAACTTTCAATCAAGAGAGCCAAGAAGAAAGTCAAAAATTGCACAACGGCTTTATCGTGGTGAGTAACGCTATCAATAAAGACAAGCAAAAAATCATTGCAGGCAACCAAAAGGTTTTGAAAGCCCGCTTGAGCGATGCGGTTTTCTTTTATGAAAACGATCTTAAAAAGCCCTTAGACAACACCCCTTTAGAGAGCGTGGTTTTTGTGCAAGGTTTAGGGACTTTAAAGGACAAAATGGAGCGAGAACTAGTCATCGCTCAATATTTGACGCAAAAATACGCTCCATCATTGAATATGCCTTTAGAAAAAGCCCTTGAATTGATTGGTCGGGCTATCAAAATCGCTAAAGCGGATTTGCTCAGTGAAGTGGTGTATGAATTTACAGAGCTTCAAGGGATCATGGGCTATTACTACGCTTTGAAACAAAATGAAAACGAATTAGTCGCTTTGAGTTTGAAAGAGCAGTATTTGCCCACAAGCGAAAACGCCCCCTTGCCCTCTAGCGTTTTTAGTGCGATCGTTGCTTTGAGCTTGAAATTAGACAGCTTGTTTTCTCTTTTTAGTGTGGGTAAGATCCCTAGCGGTTCTAAAGATCCTTTTGCTTTAAGGCGCTTGAGTTTTGGGCTATTGAAAATCATCGTGCATTATGGATTAAAATTTGATTTAAAAATGGATTTAAAAAATCTCTTTGAAAAAGTGGGCGTTTATCAAAGCTTTGATTTAGAAGTTTTAGAGAAGTTTTTACTAGAGCGCTTTAATAACTTGATAGATTGTAACCCCTCTATTATAAGAAGCGTGTTAAACACTAACGAGCGAGATATAGTTGCAATCATTCAAAAAGTCAAAGCCCTAAAACGCTTTTTAGACGACCCTAAAAACGCCCAAAAAAAAGACTTGCTTTTTAGCGTTTTCAAACGCTTGGCCAATATCAATAAAGATCAAAACCCTAACCAAACAAGCGAATTTTCTACCAATCTTTTTAAAGAGCCGCAAGAGCATGCCCTTTTTAAGGCGTTCAACGCAATCACAACAAGCGCTTTT
- the gpmI gene encoding 2,3-bisphosphoglycerate-independent phosphoglycerate mutase, which yields MAQKTLLIITDGIGYRKDSDYNAFFHAKKPTYDLMFKTLPYSLIDTHGLSVGLPKGQMGNSEVGHMCIGAGRVLYQDLVKISLSLQNDGLKNNTAFLSAIQKSSVVHLMGLMSDGGVHSHIEHFIALALECEKFHKKVYLHLITDGRDVAPKSALTYLEIMQNICNESIQIATMSGRFYAMDRDNRFERIKLAYNSLMGLTDPTPLSPSEYIQSQYDKNITDEFIMPTCFKNYCGMQDDESFIFINFRNDRAREITSALGQKEFNGFKRQVFKKLHIATMTPYDKNFPYPILFPKESIQNTLAEVVSECNLTQSHIAETEKYAHVTFFINGGVETPFKNENRVLIQSPKVTTYDLKPEMSAKEVTLAVLEQMRLGTDLIIVNFANGDMVGHTGNFEASVKAVEAVDTSLGEILSLAKELNYAMLLTSDHGNCEHMKDENQNPLTNHTAGSVYCFVLGNGIKSIKNGALNNIASSVLKLMGIKAPATMDEPLF from the coding sequence ATGGCGCAAAAAACTCTTCTAATTATCACTGATGGCATTGGGTATCGTAAAGATAGCGATTATAACGCTTTCTTCCATGCCAAAAAACCCACTTATGACTTGATGTTTAAAACCTTGCCTTACAGCCTGATTGATACGCATGGCTTGAGCGTGGGCTTACCTAAAGGGCAAATGGGGAATTCTGAAGTGGGGCATATGTGCATTGGGGCTGGTAGGGTGCTGTATCAAGATTTAGTCAAAATTTCTTTAAGCCTTCAAAACGATGGATTAAAAAACAACACCGCTTTTTTAAGTGCGATCCAAAAAAGCTCTGTGGTGCATCTTATGGGTTTAATGAGCGATGGAGGCGTGCATTCACACATTGAGCATTTTATCGCTCTGGCTTTAGAGTGTGAAAAATTCCATAAAAAAGTCTATTTGCATTTAATCACCGACGGGCGTGATGTCGCCCCTAAAAGCGCTTTAACTTATTTAGAAATAATGCAAAACATCTGCAATGAAAGCATTCAAATCGCTACGATGAGCGGTCGTTTTTATGCGATGGATAGGGACAACCGCTTTGAAAGGATAAAGCTTGCGTATAATAGCCTAATGGGGCTTACTGACCCCACGCCTTTAAGCCCTAGCGAGTATATTCAAAGCCAATACGATAAAAATATTACCGATGAATTTATCATGCCTACTTGTTTTAAAAATTATTGCGGCATGCAAGATGATGAAAGCTTTATTTTTATCAATTTTAGGAATGATAGGGCTAGGGAAATAACGAGCGCTTTAGGTCAAAAGGAATTTAATGGATTCAAACGCCAAGTTTTTAAAAAACTTCATATCGCTACCATGACGCCTTATGATAAAAACTTCCCCTACCCTATTTTATTCCCTAAAGAAAGCATTCAAAACACGCTCGCTGAAGTGGTTTCTGAGTGCAACTTAACCCAAAGCCATATCGCTGAGACTGAAAAATACGCGCATGTTACCTTTTTTATTAATGGTGGAGTGGAAACCCCCTTTAAAAATGAAAACAGAGTGCTTATCCAAAGTCCAAAAGTCACTACTTATGATTTAAAGCCTGAAATGAGCGCTAAAGAAGTCACCCTTGCGGTGTTAGAGCAAATGCGTTTAGGCACAGATTTGATCATTGTGAATTTTGCTAATGGCGATATGGTGGGGCATACGGGGAATTTTGAAGCGAGCGTTAAAGCGGTGGAAGCGGTGGATACGAGTTTAGGGGAAATCCTTTCATTAGCTAAAGAATTAAATTACGCCATGCTTTTAACAAGCGATCATGGGAATTGCGAACACATGAAAGATGAAAACCAAAACCCCTTAACCAACCACACCGCCGGAAGCGTGTATTGCTTTGTTTTAGGGAATGGAATAAAATCCATTAAAAACGGAGCCTTAAATAACATCGCTAGCAGCGTGTTGAAACTCATGGGCATCAAAGCCCCAGCAACGATGGACGAACCCTTATTTTAA
- the gatC gene encoding Asp-tRNA(Asn)/Glu-tRNA(Gln) amidotransferase subunit GatC, protein MQIDDKLLQRLEKLSMLEIKDEHKESVKGHLAEVLGFVENIFTLETNEMIADTELCTPLREDEPNNQNTAKDILSQNKHSQGHYFVVPKIIE, encoded by the coding sequence ATGCAAATTGATGATAAATTATTGCAACGCTTGGAAAAATTGAGCATGTTAGAAATTAAAGACGAACATAAAGAGAGTGTTAAAGGCCATTTGGCAGAGGTTTTAGGCTTTGTGGAAAATATTTTCACTTTAGAGACTAATGAGATGATAGCAGATACAGAGCTATGCACCCCTTTAAGAGAAGATGAGCCAAACAACCAAAACACAGCCAAAGATATTTTAAGTCAGAACAAACACAGCCAAGGTCATTACTTCGTAGTGCCTAAAATTATTGAATAG
- a CDS encoding ferritin, translating to MLSHDTIKLLNEQVNKEMNSSNLYMSMSSWCYTHSLDGAGLFLFDHAAEEYEHAKKLIVFLNENNVPAHFNSISAPEHKFESLTQIFQKAYKHEQDISKSIANIVDHALKSNDYATFNFLQWYVAEQHDEEVLFKDILDKIELIGNENHGLYLADQYIKGIAKGRKS from the coding sequence ATGTTATCACACGATACCATTAAATTATTGAACGAACAAGTTAATAAAGAAATGAACTCTTCTAACTTGTATATGAGCATGAGTTCTTGGTGCTATACCCATAGCTTAGATGGTGCAGGGCTTTTCTTGTTTGACCATGCGGCTGAAGAATACGAGCATGCTAAAAAGCTTATTGTCTTCTTGAACGAAAACAATGTGCCTGCACATTTCAACAGCATCAGCGCGCCTGAGCATAAGTTTGAAAGCTTGACTCAAATTTTCCAAAAAGCTTACAAGCATGAGCAAGACATCAGCAAGTCTATCGCTAACATCGTGGATCACGCTTTAAAAAGCAACGATTATGCGACTTTCAATTTCTTGCAATGGTATGTGGCTGAACAGCATGACGAAGAAGTGCTTTTCAAGGATATTTTGGATAAAATTGAGTTGATTGGTAATGAAAACCACGGCTTGTATTTGGCTGATCAGTATATCAAAGGGATCGCTAAAGGCAGGAAATCTTAA
- the serB gene encoding phosphoserine phosphatase SerB: MQKLAVFDFDSTLINAETIESLARAWGVFDEVNTITLKAMNGETDFHKSLILRVSKLKNMPLKLAKEVCESLPLSEGALELISALKEKNYKVVCFSGGFDLATNYYRDLLNLDAAFSNTLIVENDALNGSVTGHMMFSHSKGGMLLALQRLLNISKDRTLVVGDGANDLSMFQHARIKIAFNAKEILKQHATHCINEPDLALIKPLI; this comes from the coding sequence GTGCAAAAACTAGCCGTTTTTGATTTTGACTCCACGCTTATCAATGCTGAGACGATTGAGTCTTTAGCGAGGGCGTGGGGGGTTTTTGATGAAGTGAATACAATCACTTTGAAAGCCATGAATGGCGAGACAGATTTTCACAAGAGTCTTATTTTAAGGGTCTCCAAACTCAAAAACATGCCTTTAAAACTGGCCAAAGAAGTTTGTGAAAGTCTGCCTTTATCTGAAGGGGCGCTTGAGCTCATTAGCGCTTTAAAAGAGAAAAACTACAAAGTGGTTTGCTTTAGTGGGGGTTTTGATCTAGCGACGAATTATTATAGGGATTTATTAAATTTAGATGCGGCTTTTAGCAACACGCTCATCGTGGAAAATGACGCCTTAAACGGCTCAGTAACTGGGCATATGATGTTTTCGCACTCTAAAGGCGGAATGTTGCTCGCTTTACAACGCTTACTAAATATCAGTAAAGATCGCACTTTAGTCGTGGGCGATGGGGCGAATGACTTGAGCATGTTCCAACATGCCCGCATAAAAATCGCTTTCAACGCTAAAGAAATCTTAAAACAACACGCCACGCATTGCATCAATGAGCCTGATTTAGCGCTAATCAAGCCTTTGATTTGA
- a CDS encoding glycosyltransferase family 10 domain-containing protein has translation MFQPLLDAYTDSAYSDALDHKPPLNIAIANWWPSDKKETKGFRRFILHFILSQYYEITYHRNPKKPADLVFSNPLGQARKILSYQNTKRVFYTGENEAPNFNLFDYAIGFDGLDFKERYLRMPLYYARLHDKAQSVNDTTAPYTLKSDSLYALKKPTHRFKEYHPHLCSVVKGESDPFKRGFASFVASNANAPIRNAFCEALNSVEPVTGGGAVKNTLGYNVTNKSEFLSQHKFNLCFENAQGYGYVTEKIIDAYFSHTIPIYWGSPSVAQDFNPKSFVNVHDFKDFDEAIDYVRYLHTHENAYLEMLYENPLNAVDGKACFYQDLSFKKILDFFKAILENDTIYHNNPSTLYRDLHEPLVSIDNLRADLLRLKNDYDGLKNDYDGLKNDYDGLKNDYDGLKNDYDGLKNDYDGLKNDYDGLKNDYDHLFKSALPLLELSQTTSFKIYHKTYQKTLPLLRAARRLVEKIGRIFKTD, from the coding sequence ATGTTCCAACCCCTACTAGACGCTTATACAGACAGCGCTTATTCGGATGCATTAGACCACAAGCCCCCCTTAAATATAGCCATAGCGAATTGGTGGCCTTCAGACAAAAAAGAAACCAAAGGGTTTAGGCGTTTCATCTTGCATTTTATTTTAAGCCAATATTACGAAATCACTTACCACCGAAACCCTAAAAAGCCTGCAGACCTAGTTTTTAGCAACCCCCTTGGACAAGCTAGAAAAATCCTATCGTATCAAAACACTAAACGAGTGTTTTACACCGGCGAAAATGAAGCGCCCAATTTCAACCTCTTTGATTACGCCATAGGCTTTGATGGATTGGATTTTAAAGAGCGTTATTTAAGGATGCCTTTGTATTATGCCCGTTTGCATGATAAGGCTCAAAGCGTGAATGACACCACTGCACCCTACACTCTTAAATCTGATAGCCTTTATGCTTTAAAAAAGCCTACCCATCGTTTTAAAGAATACCACCCTCATTTATGCTCTGTAGTGAAAGGCGAGAGTGACCCTTTTAAAAGAGGGTTTGCAAGTTTTGTAGCGAGTAACGCTAACGCCCCTATAAGGAACGCTTTCTGTGAGGCTTTAAATTCTGTTGAGCCAGTTACTGGGGGAGGAGCAGTGAAAAACACTCTAGGCTATAATGTCACAAACAAGAGCGAGTTTTTAAGCCAACACAAGTTTAATCTCTGTTTTGAAAACGCTCAAGGCTATGGCTATGTGACTGAAAAAATCATTGACGCTTATTTTAGCCACACTATCCCTATTTATTGGGGGAGTCCTAGCGTGGCGCAAGACTTTAACCCTAAAAGTTTTGTGAATGTGCATGATTTTAAAGATTTTGATGAAGCGATTGATTATGTAAGATACTTGCACACCCACGAAAACGCTTATTTAGAGATGCTTTATGAAAACCCTTTAAATGCGGTTGATGGGAAAGCTTGTTTTTACCAAGATTTGAGTTTTAAAAAAATCTTGGATTTTTTTAAAGCGATTTTAGAAAATGACACGATTTACCACAATAACCCTTCCACTCTTTATCGTGATTTGCATGAGCCATTAGTGTCAATTGATAATTTGAGAGCGGATTTATTGCGGCTAAAGAATGATTATGATGGTTTGAAGAATGATTATGATGGTTTGAAGAATGATTATGATGGTTTGAAGAATGATTATGATGGTTTGAAGAATGATTATGATGGTTTGAAGAATGATTATGATGGTTTGAAGAATGATTATGATGGTTTGAAGAATGATTATGACCATCTCTTCAAGAGCGCCTTACCTTTATTGGAATTGTCTCAAACCACCTCTTTTAAAATCTATCACAAAACTTACCAAAAAACCTTACCCTTACTGCGCGCGGCAAGAAGGTTGGTTGAAAAAATAGGGCGTATTTTTAAAACCGATTAA
- a CDS encoding uracil-DNA glycosylase family protein, whose amino-acid sequence MERLLGETYTNINLTKPQNKPLNKQVHEGIENCNLCKRYQHSKPVVGLLNAQSKIAFITLTPMLDSQLNFLNNLKALMLESIIQKVFGYSLKDCAILSLLKCDSNSLNLEEEINACLPHLTWQLDNSTSKIIIIFGEILLKRLLNLSKEESFGRIVSLKTKNFLSTYALEDMLKNTTLKKEALTHFKIALQFLNRF is encoded by the coding sequence ATGGAGCGTCTTTTAGGTGAAACTTACACTAACATCAATCTTACAAAACCCCAAAACAAGCCCCTTAACAAACAAGTCCATGAGGGCATAGAAAATTGCAATTTGTGCAAACGCTACCAACATTCAAAACCGGTAGTTGGGCTTTTAAACGCTCAATCTAAGATCGCTTTTATCACGCTCACCCCCATGCTGGATAGTCAATTAAATTTTTTAAACAATTTAAAAGCGCTCATGCTAGAGAGCATTATCCAAAAAGTGTTTGGCTATTCTTTAAAAGATTGTGCTATTTTATCGCTCCTTAAATGCGACTCTAACAGCCTCAATCTAGAAGAAGAAATCAACGCATGCCTGCCCCATTTAACCTGGCAATTAGACAACAGCACCTCAAAAATCATTATCATATTTGGCGAGATTTTGCTCAAACGCCTTTTAAACCTTTCTAAAGAAGAATCCTTTGGGCGCATCGTGTCTTTAAAAACAAAAAACTTTTTAAGCACCTATGCTTTAGAAGACATGCTCAAAAACACCACGCTCAAAAAAGAAGCGCTCACGCATTTTAAAATAGCACTCCAATTTCTTAATCGGTTTTAA
- the aspA gene encoding aspartate ammonia-lyase has translation MRIEHDFIGEMEISDEVYYGVQTLRASENFFITNDKLCSYPIFIKSFAQVKKAAALANAQLGLIDEKVKVAICHACDLLIDGKHHDQFIVDMIQGGAGTSTNMNMNEVVANLALEYMGHKKGEYQFCHPNDHVNRSQSTNDAYPSALKIAIYERLSNLVNPMKALRDAFTQKAKEFAHVIKMGRTQLQDAVPMTLGQEFETYALMVDRDIEHVLDARNWVRELNLGGTAIGTGINSHPDYRNLIEKKIQEVTGRPFIMANNLIEATQSTGAYVQVSGVLKRIAIKLSKVCNDLRLLSSGPRAGLNEINLPKMQPGSSIMPGKVNPVIPEVVNQVCFAVIGNDLSVALAAEGGQLQLNVFEPVIAYKLFHSFVILGRAIETLTTKCVEGITANEKICKDYVFNSIGIVTALNPHIGYEKSAMIAKEALKSGRSIYDIALEKKILTKEQLDDIFKPENMLSPHAFKKHKD, from the coding sequence ATGCGTATTGAGCATGATTTCATTGGAGAGATGGAAATTAGCGATGAGGTTTATTATGGGGTTCAAACTTTAAGGGCGAGTGAAAATTTTTTCATCACCAACGACAAGCTTTGCAGTTATCCTATTTTTATCAAATCTTTCGCTCAAGTCAAAAAAGCGGCCGCTTTAGCAAATGCGCAATTAGGCTTGATTGATGAAAAGGTTAAGGTTGCGATTTGCCATGCGTGCGATCTATTGATTGATGGCAAGCACCATGATCAATTCATTGTGGATATGATTCAAGGGGGGGCTGGCACGAGCACGAACATGAACATGAATGAAGTCGTTGCTAATTTGGCTTTAGAATACATGGGGCATAAAAAGGGCGAGTATCAATTTTGCCACCCAAACGATCATGTCAATCGCTCTCAATCCACCAATGACGCCTATCCTAGCGCGTTAAAAATTGCGATTTATGAGCGTTTGAGTAATCTAGTCAATCCCATGAAAGCCTTAAGGGATGCTTTCACTCAAAAGGCTAAAGAATTTGCTCATGTGATTAAAATGGGGCGCACCCAGCTTCAAGACGCTGTGCCTATGACTTTAGGGCAGGAGTTTGAAACTTATGCTTTGATGGTTGATAGGGATATTGAGCATGTTTTAGATGCTAGAAATTGGGTAAGAGAGCTTAATTTGGGTGGCACCGCTATTGGCACAGGGATCAATTCGCATCCGGATTATCGCAACTTGATTGAAAAGAAAATCCAAGAAGTGACAGGTCGTCCTTTTATCATGGCTAATAATTTGATAGAAGCCACTCAAAGCACTGGGGCGTATGTGCAAGTGAGTGGGGTGTTAAAGCGTATTGCAATCAAACTTTCTAAGGTTTGTAACGATTTAAGACTGCTCAGTTCAGGGCCTAGAGCCGGACTGAATGAAATCAATTTGCCTAAAATGCAACCTGGAAGCTCTATTATGCCGGGTAAAGTCAATCCGGTGATCCCTGAAGTGGTCAATCAAGTGTGCTTTGCGGTCATTGGGAATGATTTGAGCGTGGCGTTAGCCGCAGAAGGGGGGCAGTTACAACTCAATGTGTTTGAGCCGGTTATCGCTTACAAGCTCTTCCATTCCTTTGTGATTTTAGGGCGTGCGATTGAAACTTTAACGACTAAATGCGTGGAAGGCATCACGGCTAATGAAAAGATTTGCAAAGATTATGTCTTTAATAGCATTGGTATCGTTACCGCACTCAACCCTCACATTGGCTATGAAAAATCCGCTATGATCGCTAAAGAAGCCTTAAAAAGCGGTCGTTCTATCTATGACATCGCTTTAGAAAAGAAAATCTTAACTAAAGAGCAGTTAGACGATATTTTTAAGCCAGAAAACATGCTAAGCCCTCACGCTTTCAAAAAGCATAAAGATTAA
- the murA gene encoding UDP-N-acetylglucosamine 1-carboxyvinyltransferase, with amino-acid sequence MDFLEIVGQIPLKGGVEISGAKNSALPILAATLLSQQEVTISALPQVADIKAMASLLQNLGAELDWFNSHTLKLCAKSLRHTEATYDLVRKMRASILVLGPLLARFKECLVSLPGGCAIGARPVDLHLKAMQQLGAEITIEQGYIHAKAAKGLKGNDILFDKISVTGTENALMAASLAKGITRIINAAKEPEIAQLCTFLQSGGVEIEGIGSSELKIRGVESDALNLKDIQIIPDRIEAGTYLCVGAITNSQLKINHIIPNHLQAITDKLIEIGFPLDIQQNSIEIYPTKKRQAFEITTKEYPGFPTDMQAQFMALATQCLGTSVIEETLFENRFMHASELQRLGANISLKTNIATIHGSTELTGSDVMATDLRASSALILAALVAKGVSRVHRIYHLDRGYERLEDKINALGAKVLRLKEK; translated from the coding sequence TTGGACTTTTTAGAGATTGTAGGACAAATCCCTTTAAAAGGGGGGGTAGAAATTTCTGGGGCTAAAAATTCCGCGCTCCCCATTTTAGCCGCCACGCTTTTAAGCCAACAAGAAGTCACAATCAGCGCTTTGCCCCAAGTGGCTGACATCAAGGCAATGGCGTCCTTGTTGCAAAATTTAGGTGCAGAGTTAGATTGGTTTAATTCTCACACGCTCAAACTTTGTGCTAAATCCCTACGCCATACCGAAGCCACTTATGATTTGGTGCGTAAAATGCGCGCTTCTATTTTGGTTTTAGGCCCATTACTAGCACGCTTTAAGGAATGTTTAGTGAGTTTGCCCGGTGGGTGCGCCATAGGGGCTAGGCCTGTGGATTTGCACTTAAAAGCGATGCAACAATTGGGGGCTGAAATCACGATTGAGCAAGGCTATATCCATGCAAAGGCTGCAAAGGGTTTAAAAGGCAATGATATTTTATTTGATAAAATCAGTGTTACAGGCACAGAAAATGCCCTTATGGCAGCAAGTCTGGCTAAAGGGATTACGCGCATCATTAATGCGGCTAAAGAGCCAGAAATCGCTCAATTGTGCACATTTTTACAAAGTGGGGGCGTAGAGATTGAAGGCATTGGCAGCAGCGAGTTGAAGATTAGAGGGGTAGAAAGCGATGCTTTGAATTTAAAAGACATTCAAATCATACCCGATAGGATTGAAGCAGGCACTTATTTATGCGTAGGGGCTATCACTAACAGCCAGCTTAAAATTAATCATATCATCCCTAACCACCTCCAAGCGATCACAGACAAGCTTATAGAAATTGGTTTCCCGCTAGACATCCAACAAAATTCCATAGAAATTTATCCGACCAAAAAACGCCAAGCTTTTGAAATCACCACGAAAGAATACCCAGGCTTTCCCACAGACATGCAAGCACAATTCATGGCGTTAGCCACGCAGTGTTTGGGGACGAGCGTGATTGAAGAAACGCTTTTTGAAAACCGCTTCATGCACGCAAGCGAATTGCAACGATTGGGGGCAAATATTAGCCTAAAAACCAATATTGCTACCATTCACGGATCCACAGAGCTTACCGGGAGCGATGTGATGGCAACCGATTTAAGGGCTTCTTCAGCTCTCATTTTAGCCGCTTTAGTGGCTAAAGGCGTGAGTAGGGTGCATAGGATTTACCACTTAGATAGGGGTTATGAGAGATTAGAGGATAAAATCAACGCTTTAGGGGCAAAAGTGTTGCGTTTAAAAGAAAAATAA